A genome region from Baekduia alba includes the following:
- a CDS encoding amino acid permease — protein sequence MANVDAAATATSDEQRLAELGYKQELSRSWSGFQNFAISFTIISILAGCFTTYGQAWNNGGPIAISWGWLLISIPILIIGFCMSELVSAYPTAGGIYWWASKLGGAGWGWFTGWFNLIGLVAVTASVDYGAATFLNLTFGAFDFNLFNGASGDFLSGTFWLFLVVLAFHALVNIAGSHLVAQINGISVWWHVAGVAIILLVLVFVPDHHASADFVFTERFNNSGFSGGSNSTAMFWFYVLPLGFLLTQYTITGFDSCAHISEETHGAADTAAKGVWRSIFYSAIFGWLVLLAITFCATNVDAINKAAAGGEFVSVAIIEQAVSTGWLKVILVISTVGQLFCGAACLTSASRMCYAFSRDGAIPGWKLWSKVNNKRIPQNAVLFMAVWAAILTVPAYFPNASGVPVAFYAVVSIAVIGLYIAYVIPIFLRWRMGAAFEAGPWNLGNKYKWMNPFATVWVALITIIFILPTTPAGVPWNDEFDWNAVNYAPLVTGGVILGVGIWWLVSAHNTFTGPRHTVAELDAELGEPHDGGGGPAAGSGPAAAPAGA from the coding sequence ATGGCGAACGTCGACGCGGCCGCAACCGCCACCAGCGATGAGCAACGGCTTGCGGAGTTGGGGTACAAGCAGGAGCTGAGTCGCAGCTGGAGCGGGTTCCAGAACTTCGCGATCTCCTTCACCATCATCTCGATCCTCGCCGGCTGCTTCACGACCTACGGCCAGGCCTGGAACAACGGCGGACCGATCGCGATCTCCTGGGGCTGGCTTCTGATCTCGATCCCGATCCTGATCATCGGGTTCTGCATGTCCGAGCTCGTGTCGGCCTATCCGACGGCGGGCGGCATCTACTGGTGGGCGTCCAAGCTCGGCGGCGCGGGCTGGGGCTGGTTCACCGGCTGGTTCAACCTCATCGGCCTGGTCGCCGTCACGGCATCGGTCGACTACGGCGCGGCGACGTTCCTGAACCTGACGTTCGGGGCGTTCGACTTCAACCTGTTCAACGGCGCGTCGGGTGACTTCCTCTCCGGGACGTTCTGGCTCTTCCTCGTGGTCTTGGCCTTCCACGCGCTGGTGAACATCGCCGGCAGCCACCTCGTGGCCCAGATCAACGGCATCTCCGTGTGGTGGCACGTGGCCGGCGTCGCGATCATCCTGCTGGTGCTGGTCTTCGTCCCCGACCACCACGCGAGCGCGGACTTCGTCTTCACCGAGCGCTTCAACAACTCGGGGTTCTCCGGCGGTTCCAACAGCACGGCGATGTTCTGGTTCTACGTGCTGCCGCTCGGGTTCCTGCTCACGCAGTACACGATCACGGGCTTCGACTCCTGTGCGCACATCTCCGAGGAGACCCATGGCGCGGCGGACACCGCGGCCAAGGGCGTCTGGCGCTCGATCTTCTACTCGGCCATCTTCGGGTGGCTCGTCCTGCTGGCGATCACGTTCTGCGCGACGAACGTCGACGCGATCAACAAGGCCGCCGCCGGCGGCGAGTTCGTCTCCGTCGCGATCATCGAGCAGGCGGTCAGCACCGGGTGGCTGAAGGTGATCCTCGTGATCTCGACGGTCGGTCAGCTGTTCTGCGGCGCGGCATGCCTCACCAGCGCCTCGCGCATGTGCTACGCCTTCAGCCGTGACGGCGCCATCCCCGGCTGGAAGCTCTGGAGCAAGGTCAACAACAAGCGCATCCCGCAGAACGCGGTGCTCTTCATGGCGGTCTGGGCGGCGATCCTGACGGTCCCGGCGTACTTCCCGAACGCCAGCGGCGTGCCGGTCGCGTTCTACGCGGTGGTGTCGATCGCCGTCATCGGCCTCTACATCGCCTACGTGATCCCGATCTTCCTCCGCTGGCGGATGGGCGCGGCCTTCGAGGCCGGCCCCTGGAACCTCGGCAACAAGTACAAGTGGATGAACCCGTTCGCCACCGTGTGGGTGGCGTTGATCACCATCATCTTCATCTTGCCGACCACGCCGGCCGGCGTGCCGTGGAACGACGAGTTCGACTGGAACGCGGTGAACTACGCGCCGCTGGTGACCGGCGGCGTCATCCTCGGCGTCGGCATCTGGTGGCTGGTCAGCGCCCACAACACGTTCACCGGCCCACGGCACACGGTCGCGGAGCTGGACGCCGAGCTCGGCGAGCCCCATGACGGTGGCGGCGGCCCGGCCGCCGGCAGCGGACCGGCGGCAGCACCCGCCGGGGCCTGA
- a CDS encoding aldehyde dehydrogenase family protein, which translates to MPTETLEVLEPATEQILDTIPRAGVDEVDAAVAAAKAAFPAWCAVAPADRGRLLRRVVEAMEGAHEELARLEARNAGKPIASARGEIGMAIETFRYFSGAPERPHGETIPVADGMVFTVREPLGVVGLITPWNFPLAIASWKMAPALAAGNTVVLKPAELTPLTALRFAQLALEAGLPEGVVNVVAGPGRDCGARLVAHPDVAKIAFTGSTAVGRSIAAGAADTIKRVTLELGGKSANVVFADADVAAAAAAAPWAVFDNAGQDCCARSRILVQRAAVDDFLSHLKGAVEAIKVGDPLDPSTEMGPLISAQQRATVGAFVDDRAEVAIRGRAPDGPGYWFPPTVLWPVPDDHPAVHDEIFGPVAVVVPFDTEADAIRLANDTIYGLSGSVWTRDGAKALRVARAVDAGNLSINSNSSVRVTTPFGGFKQSGYGRELGPHATDAYTEVKTIFYNTEGRS; encoded by the coding sequence GTGCCGACGGAGACCCTCGAGGTCCTGGAGCCGGCCACCGAGCAGATCCTGGACACCATCCCGCGCGCCGGCGTCGACGAGGTCGACGCCGCCGTCGCGGCGGCCAAGGCGGCGTTCCCGGCGTGGTGCGCGGTCGCGCCCGCCGACCGCGGCCGCCTGCTGCGGCGCGTCGTCGAGGCCATGGAGGGCGCGCACGAGGAGCTGGCGCGCCTGGAGGCGCGCAACGCGGGCAAGCCGATCGCCTCCGCCCGCGGGGAGATCGGCATGGCCATCGAGACGTTCCGCTACTTCAGCGGCGCCCCCGAGCGGCCGCACGGCGAGACGATCCCGGTCGCCGACGGCATGGTCTTCACGGTCCGCGAGCCGCTGGGCGTCGTGGGCCTGATCACGCCGTGGAACTTCCCGCTGGCGATCGCGTCGTGGAAGATGGCGCCGGCGCTGGCGGCGGGCAACACGGTGGTGTTGAAGCCGGCCGAGCTGACGCCGCTGACCGCGCTGCGCTTCGCGCAGCTCGCGCTGGAGGCCGGGCTGCCGGAGGGCGTCGTCAACGTCGTCGCCGGCCCGGGCCGCGACTGCGGCGCGCGCCTGGTCGCGCACCCCGACGTCGCGAAGATCGCGTTCACCGGCTCCACCGCCGTCGGGCGCTCGATCGCGGCGGGCGCGGCGGACACGATCAAGCGCGTGACGCTGGAGCTCGGCGGCAAGTCGGCCAACGTCGTGTTCGCCGACGCCGACGTCGCGGCCGCGGCCGCCGCGGCGCCGTGGGCGGTCTTCGACAACGCCGGCCAGGACTGCTGCGCGCGCTCGCGCATCCTCGTCCAGCGCGCGGCGGTCGACGACTTCCTGTCGCACCTCAAGGGCGCGGTCGAGGCGATCAAGGTCGGGGACCCGCTGGACCCGTCGACCGAGATGGGGCCCTTGATCAGCGCCCAGCAGCGCGCGACGGTCGGCGCCTTCGTCGACGACCGCGCGGAGGTCGCGATCCGCGGCCGCGCGCCCGACGGCCCCGGCTATTGGTTCCCGCCGACCGTCCTGTGGCCGGTCCCGGACGACCATCCGGCCGTCCACGACGAGATCTTCGGGCCGGTCGCCGTCGTCGTGCCCTTCGACACCGAAGCGGACGCGATCCGGCTGGCCAACGACACCATCTACGGGCTCTCCGGCTCGGTGTGGACCCGGGACGGCGCCAAGGCGCTGCGCGTCGCCCGCGCCGTGGACGCCGGCAACCTGTCCATCAACTCCAACAGCTCCGTGCGCGTCACGACGCCGTTCGGCGGCTTCAAGCAGTCCGGCTACGGCCGGGAGCTCGGGCCCCACGCGACCGACGCCTACACGGAGGTCAAGACCATCTTCTACAACACGGAAGGACGCAGTTAG